A region from the Clostridium beijerinckii genome encodes:
- a CDS encoding large conductance mechanosensitive channel protein MscL produces the protein MLKEFKEFAMKGNIVDLAVGVIIGGAFGKIVTSLVNDIVMPLVGMLMGKVDFSNLFFALGSGSYTTIQEAKNAGVSTINYGLFINNIIDFLIVAFSIFIVIKQINRFSKKKEEKPIENKKKCPHCYSEIHIDATRCPNCTSELA, from the coding sequence ATGTTAAAAGAATTTAAGGAATTTGCAATGAAAGGAAATATAGTAGATTTAGCAGTCGGTGTTATTATTGGTGGGGCTTTTGGTAAAATTGTTACATCTTTAGTTAATGATATCGTAATGCCTTTAGTAGGTATGTTAATGGGTAAAGTTGATTTTTCTAATTTGTTTTTTGCATTAGGAAGTGGAAGTTATACAACTATACAAGAAGCTAAAAATGCAGGTGTTTCTACAATAAACTATGGTTTATTTATAAATAATATAATAGATTTTTTAATAGTAGCTTTTTCAATTTTTATAGTTATAAAGCAAATTAATAGATTTTCAAAAAAGAAAGAAGAAAAACCTATTGAAAACAAGAAAAAATGCCCACATTGCTACAGTGAAATTCACATTGATGCAACAAGATGTCCAAATTGTACATCAGAATTGGCTTAA
- a CDS encoding galactose ABC transporter substrate-binding protein gives MKIARKILVFTILVIMISALINKISNNVDNSICLSTNSARKVNNVGVIFFKLDDPYMSLVKQGLDNIQKENESTVKFTYFDGMDNEAIKDVALDSMFKDNFDLLLIDLVNEDENEVLDIVTRAKQRNIPLILFNFELSTIPEGVTYYDKVIFIATDSKKSGILQGNIIVDKWRAKKDIIDKNRDNKLQYIMLKGDPESKATNYRTNYSILTINNAGIETEEVSSNVYNWDRELAKLNVDSLFLRYGNKIEVIISNNDAMAIGAIEALQKYGYNKGDNTKSIPVFGIDGIPEAKDLISKDIMAGTVIQDPNELAQALYTVGMNLVLNINPLENTNYKFDKTGVSIELPYYEYRK, from the coding sequence ATGAAGATCGCAAGAAAAATACTAGTGTTTACTATTCTAGTTATAATGATTTCTGCATTAATAAATAAAATATCAAATAATGTAGATAATAGTATATGTTTATCGACTAATAGTGCAAGAAAAGTAAATAACGTTGGAGTAATATTCTTTAAGCTTGATGATCCGTATATGTCGCTTGTTAAACAAGGTCTAGATAATATACAAAAGGAGAATGAAAGCACTGTAAAGTTTACTTATTTTGATGGTATGGATAATGAAGCTATAAAAGATGTGGCTTTAGATTCTATGTTTAAGGATAACTTTGATCTTTTATTAATTGATTTGGTTAATGAAGATGAAAATGAAGTATTAGATATTGTTACTAGAGCCAAACAAAGAAATATTCCTTTGATTTTATTTAATTTTGAATTATCTACTATACCAGAAGGTGTTACATATTATGATAAGGTTATTTTTATAGCAACAGATTCTAAGAAATCTGGAATTTTACAAGGAAACATTATTGTAGATAAATGGCGTGCCAAAAAAGATATTATAGATAAGAATAGAGACAATAAGCTTCAATATATTATGTTAAAAGGAGACCCAGAGAGTAAAGCAACAAATTACCGAACTAACTATTCTATATTGACAATTAATAATGCAGGAATAGAAACTGAAGAAGTATCGTCAAATGTATATAATTGGGATAGAGAATTAGCTAAACTTAATGTAGATTCTTTATTTTTAAGATATGGCAATAAAATAGAGGTAATAATTTCTAACAATGATGCTATGGCAATAGGAGCTATTGAAGCTTTACAAAAATATGGTTATAACAAAGGCGATAATACTAAAAGTATACCGGTTTTTGGAATTGATGGAATACCAGAAGCAAAAGATTTAATCAGCAAAGATATTATGGCTGGTACTGTTATTCAAGATCCTAACGAATTAGCACAAGCACTTTATACTGTTGGAATGAATCTAGTCTTAAATATAAATCCTCTAGAAAATACAAACTATAAATTTGATAAAACAGGAGTGTCAATAGAATTACCTTACTATGAATATCGTAAATAA
- a CDS encoding DNA-binding response regulator produces the protein MDDIIKVMIIDDEYLIRNLIKNCIDWNQIGMDIIAEASNAVEGLNLINKNKPDIILTDINMPITDGLDMSKSILEKYPDIKVIVITGYDEFEYAKRSIKIGVSDFLLKPIDEEELENSVLKLKKEILAEHLKKEEYKNIKEKMVTFNNIINFSDSPQNEDKALSIEQIKKFIVQNISNHDLSLKLVAEYFYVNPSYLSRIFKEKTNENFSEYIMNTKMKIAIEMLKNPNAKAYEISKKIGIDDPNYFSNWFKKYTGVSIKDYKKQSQ, from the coding sequence ATGGATGACATTATAAAAGTTATGATAATTGACGATGAGTATTTAATTAGAAATTTAATAAAGAATTGTATTGATTGGAATCAAATTGGAATGGATATAATTGCAGAAGCCTCTAATGCAGTAGAAGGCTTAAATTTAATAAATAAAAATAAGCCAGATATTATTTTAACAGATATTAATATGCCTATAACAGATGGATTGGATATGAGTAAAAGTATTCTAGAAAAATATCCGGATATTAAAGTAATTGTAATTACAGGTTATGATGAATTTGAATATGCAAAAAGGAGTATAAAGATAGGCGTAAGTGATTTTCTACTTAAACCGATAGATGAAGAGGAATTGGAAAATTCAGTTTTAAAATTGAAAAAGGAAATTTTAGCTGAACATTTAAAGAAGGAAGAGTATAAAAATATTAAAGAAAAAATGGTTACATTTAATAATATAATAAATTTTAGTGATAGTCCCCAAAATGAAGATAAAGCTTTAAGCATAGAACAAATAAAAAAGTTTATAGTTCAAAATATATCTAATCATGATTTATCTTTGAAATTAGTGGCCGAATATTTTTATGTTAATCCAAGTTATTTAAGTAGAATATTTAAGGAAAAAACTAATGAAAATTTTTCGGAGTATATTATGAATACAAAAATGAAAATAGCTATTGAAATGCTAAAGAATCCTAATGCGAAGGCTTATGAAATTTCAAAAAAAATTGGAATTGATGACCCAAATTACTTCAGTAATTGGTTTAAAAAATATACTGGGGTATCAATAAAGGATTATAAAAAGCAAAGTCAATAA
- a CDS encoding sensor histidine kinase has translation MYNKFRLSNWKSKYLNSKISIKIIIYFSIIFILSTVILSFTYNRINSRYSLEKMKQSSFEVLESAEVNTSMIIDNVNDTSKMIISSDNVQNTLKKNYNEKSEYDDISNYLIQFTNFNSNISSIYILDNNGNEYYSENVFYKNFELEKIKNCEWYDELLNNKGGYILKLNGGGFFEGNGNNYVSLIRVINDINTGQKIGMLIINIDENAFYNLSLKLSNKYETKLIIKNEMGELITKPDVSIEILNRIERYNYSDSKVGFLEERVDKKDYFISSLETPNYKWKLITVMQYNEILEQTKYNKYFFIYFSVINFILIVIGSIIISKFITRPLKKLCESMKGIESGEFNIVDIKTYNDEVGDLKKGYNIMISQINLLLDKIRQDEKLKRQTELNLLMSQIKPHFLYNTFDTINSLALLGKNKTIYEMIKALGKFYRTSLNNGKDIITVEEEIKTVKSYLIIQNIRYQDMFEVEYDLDSKCNNFKIIKLVLQPLVENSIYSIRDKKEKGKIRISTHIEKEKVVLTLEDNGSGMDDLQIKNIIENKTTGIGVRTTKERLRIFYGEEYEFIVKSKKNIGTKIIIKMPRFKN, from the coding sequence ATGTATAATAAATTTAGACTAAGCAATTGGAAAAGTAAATACTTAAATTCAAAAATAAGCATAAAAATTATTATATATTTCTCAATAATTTTCATACTTTCAACAGTTATACTTAGTTTTACATATAATAGAATTAATTCTAGATATAGTTTAGAAAAGATGAAACAAAGTTCATTTGAGGTTTTGGAGAGTGCAGAAGTTAACACTAGTATGATAATTGATAATGTAAATGATACATCAAAGATGATTATATCAAGCGATAACGTTCAGAATACATTGAAAAAGAATTATAATGAAAAATCTGAATATGATGACATTAGTAATTACCTAATACAATTCACGAACTTTAATTCTAATATATCATCTATATATATATTAGATAATAATGGAAATGAGTATTATTCTGAGAATGTTTTCTATAAGAATTTTGAACTTGAAAAAATTAAAAACTGTGAATGGTATGACGAGTTGCTAAATAATAAAGGCGGCTATATTTTAAAGTTAAATGGTGGAGGATTTTTTGAAGGCAATGGAAATAACTATGTATCCCTTATAAGAGTAATAAACGATATAAATACTGGTCAGAAGATTGGTATGCTAATTATAAATATAGATGAAAATGCATTTTATAATTTAAGTTTAAAGTTAAGTAACAAATATGAGACCAAGTTAATTATAAAAAATGAAATGGGTGAATTAATAACAAAACCAGATGTTAGTATTGAAATATTAAATAGAATAGAGAGGTATAACTACTCGGATTCTAAAGTAGGATTTTTAGAGGAAAGAGTGGATAAAAAAGATTATTTCATATCAAGTCTTGAAACTCCAAATTATAAATGGAAATTAATAACTGTAATGCAATATAATGAAATACTTGAACAAACAAAGTATAATAAATATTTCTTTATATATTTTAGTGTTATAAATTTCATATTAATTGTTATTGGGTCAATAATAATATCTAAATTCATTACAAGACCTCTAAAAAAGCTTTGTGAGTCAATGAAAGGTATTGAAAGTGGTGAATTTAATATTGTTGATATAAAAACTTATAATGATGAAGTGGGAGATCTGAAAAAAGGCTATAATATTATGATTTCTCAAATTAATTTGCTTTTAGATAAAATAAGACAAGATGAAAAATTAAAAAGACAAACAGAATTAAATTTATTAATGTCACAAATAAAACCTCATTTTTTATATAATACTTTTGATACTATTAATTCTTTAGCTTTATTAGGAAAAAATAAAACAATATATGAAATGATAAAAGCCTTAGGAAAGTTTTATAGGACGAGTTTAAATAACGGAAAAGATATAATAACTGTAGAAGAAGAAATAAAAACTGTAAAAAGTTATTTGATAATTCAGAATATAAGATATCAAGATATGTTTGAGGTTGAGTATGATTTAGATTCTAAGTGTAATAATTTTAAAATAATAAAGCTAGTATTACAGCCATTAGTTGAAAATTCCATTTATAGTATTAGAGATAAAAAAGAAAAAGGGAAAATAAGAATTTCTACACATATCGAAAAAGAAAAAGTTGTATTAACATTAGAGGATAATGGATCCGGTATGGATGATTTACAAATAAAAAATATAATTGAGAATAAAACAACAGGAATTGGAGTAAGAACTACAAAAGAACGATTAAGAATATTTTATGGTGAAGAATATGAGTTTATTGTTAAAAGTAAAAAAAATATTGGTACTAAAATAATAATTAAAATGCCTAGATTTAAGAATTAG
- a CDS encoding ABC transporter substrate-binding protein: MRRIFTIFIMLILLINLNSCSSNSKNNIGNKEKITLTMWHIWSQTSKEANGKIVEETVAEWNKNNPNVQIKIETVENERYKTKIKTAFATNELPDIFYSWGGGFSKPFIESGKVLSLNEYLDDGTKNKINDGMLNNVTYKDNIYGLPVDLSVGTFYCNTKLFNEANIKIPDNYDEFLDAVKAFKNKGITPLLVGEKDTWTGMFYYDILALREGGLGGPNDAHTGTNKRNTILKAAYKLKELIDLKAFNESNLELTRDESEILFKQGEIPMYYTGNWFIGELKDTESHVNDNIIIKEFPIINGAHGNKKEFVGGAVDYLMISNNSKYKKEAVDAAKFISETLSNKYFEFGSGLPAWKYNGDESSINNLSEKLESIAGDASYSLYQDIYLGEEKGSIYKKLGHQLFKGEISPEDFAKQMENIE; encoded by the coding sequence ATGAGAAGAATATTTACAATTTTTATAATGTTAATACTATTAATTAATTTAAATAGTTGCTCTTCAAATTCTAAAAATAATATAGGTAATAAAGAAAAGATAACATTAACAATGTGGCATATATGGTCACAAACATCAAAAGAGGCTAATGGAAAAATTGTTGAAGAAACAGTAGCGGAATGGAACAAGAATAATCCTAATGTCCAAATTAAGATTGAAACTGTAGAAAATGAAAGATATAAAACGAAAATAAAGACTGCTTTCGCTACAAATGAGTTACCGGATATATTTTATTCTTGGGGAGGTGGTTTTAGTAAGCCATTTATAGAATCTGGGAAGGTATTAAGCCTTAATGAATATCTTGATGATGGTACAAAAAATAAAATTAATGATGGAATGCTCAATAATGTAACTTATAAAGATAATATATATGGATTACCAGTTGATTTATCAGTTGGAACATTTTATTGTAATACAAAACTTTTCAATGAAGCTAATATTAAAATACCAGATAACTATGATGAATTTTTAGATGCTGTTAAGGCTTTTAAAAATAAAGGTATAACACCTTTATTGGTAGGGGAAAAAGACACTTGGACTGGAATGTTTTATTACGATATATTAGCATTGAGAGAGGGTGGACTAGGAGGACCTAATGATGCTCATACAGGTACAAATAAAAGAAACACAATATTAAAAGCTGCTTATAAATTAAAGGAATTAATAGATCTGAAAGCCTTCAATGAGTCGAATTTAGAACTTACAAGAGACGAATCTGAGATTCTATTCAAACAAGGAGAAATACCTATGTATTATACAGGAAATTGGTTTATAGGAGAATTAAAAGATACGGAATCTCATGTAAATGATAACATTATTATTAAGGAATTTCCAATAATAAATGGAGCTCATGGAAATAAAAAAGAATTCGTGGGTGGAGCAGTAGACTATTTGATGATAAGTAATAATTCAAAATATAAAAAAGAGGCTGTTGATGCAGCAAAATTCATATCTGAAACTTTATCAAACAAGTATTTTGAATTTGGTTCAGGATTACCAGCTTGGAAGTATAATGGTGATGAAAGTAGCATAAATAATCTTTCCGAGAAATTAGAAAGTATAGCAGGTGATGCATCATATAGTTTATATCAGGATATTTACTTAGGTGAAGAAAAAGGAAGTATATACAAAAAATTGGGACATCAATTATTTAAAGGGGAAATAAGCCCAGAAGACTTTGCAAAACAAATGGAGAATATAGAATAA